A window from Candidatus Zixiibacteriota bacterium encodes these proteins:
- a CDS encoding tyrosine-type recombinase/integrase: MNLKWYKSHGRWNCKVPVPGDTPKSFASGIMASAPKVKWRYEKKDIREEAYRVVMHRVKEEGLTFPRTGQHLTFREWSEEYLETVSPLKKSHKDDVSRFRVINEYFGDYSLKSISEFDLLRFRKLLQERALPSDAGMKFNNGSKEKRANTTVNRYMEHISSIFTYAELRPPRVKKLPGKRRSRTYELWEIDAILSSAKEVDEEFRRLVIFAFNSGLRQGNIMALRWDIINLDIGEVYHPDSKSGEPLTSYLNEESKRVLLEQKVLYPDREKVWRWKEFPRKYWTRTLEKAGVKDCWFHDIRHHVVTEVANSHGIHIAKEVAHHKSISTTEIYVNPSKNQVKEAIRGLSSTNRKVVPWSTKSLPFQKPETFPDNKKARRSELS, from the coding sequence ATGAACCTAAAATGGTACAAGTCACATGGTAGGTGGAACTGCAAAGTCCCGGTGCCTGGAGACACGCCCAAGTCTTTTGCAAGCGGCATCATGGCCTCTGCCCCCAAGGTTAAATGGCGGTACGAGAAGAAGGATATCCGGGAAGAAGCTTACAGGGTAGTGATGCATCGCGTGAAAGAAGAGGGCCTGACCTTTCCAAGGACTGGTCAACACCTGACTTTCCGTGAATGGAGCGAGGAATATCTGGAAACTGTCAGTCCTCTGAAGAAGTCGCACAAGGACGATGTGAGCCGTTTCAGGGTAATCAATGAGTACTTCGGCGACTACTCCCTGAAAAGCATCTCGGAGTTCGATCTGCTTCGGTTCAGGAAACTTCTTCAAGAGCGAGCGCTACCTTCAGATGCCGGGATGAAGTTCAACAACGGCAGCAAAGAAAAGCGGGCGAACACGACAGTGAACCGGTACATGGAGCATATATCCAGTATCTTCACTTACGCCGAGCTGAGACCACCCCGCGTGAAGAAACTGCCAGGTAAGCGGCGCTCCCGCACGTATGAGTTATGGGAGATAGACGCAATACTCAGTTCCGCAAAGGAAGTGGACGAAGAGTTCCGCCGCCTTGTGATCTTCGCTTTCAACTCAGGCCTGAGACAGGGAAACATCATGGCCCTCCGATGGGATATCATAAATCTCGATATCGGTGAGGTCTATCATCCTGACTCGAAATCCGGCGAACCACTCACGAGCTATCTCAACGAGGAGAGTAAGCGCGTACTACTGGAGCAGAAGGTTTTGTATCCAGACAGAGAGAAAGTATGGCGCTGGAAAGAATTCCCCAGGAAGTACTGGACGCGGACATTGGAGAAAGCAGGAGTCAAGGACTGTTGGTTTCACGACATCCGCCACCACGTTGTTACAGAAGTAGCGAACTCCCACGGCATCCACATCGCCAAGGAAGTCGCCCACCACAAGAGCATCTCCACCACGGAGATATACGTAAACCCCTCGAAGAACCAGGTCAAGGAAGCCATCCGCGGCCTGTCTTCAACTAACCGCAAAGTAGTCCCCTGGTCTACCAAAAGTCTACCGTTTCAGAAACCCGAAACATTCCCAGACAACAAAAAAGCCCGCCGTAGCGAGCTTTCTTAG
- a CDS encoding helix-turn-helix transcriptional regulator, with the protein MANDRSEQPETFGNCIREKRNEKHMSLRALAEKAGLPSGYLSLIEREKTAPPSEEKIVALADALGLDRDETLARAGRVASDLQQIIRARPIILGELIRKTERMSENSLAMLASHPHRCVTCKATC; encoded by the coding sequence ATGGCCAATGACAGAAGTGAACAACCGGAGACATTCGGGAATTGCATCCGGGAGAAACGAAACGAGAAGCACATGTCCCTTCGTGCATTGGCGGAGAAAGCGGGACTGCCATCCGGCTACCTGTCTCTCATCGAGCGGGAGAAAACAGCACCGCCCTCCGAGGAAAAGATTGTAGCGCTCGCGGATGCCCTGGGACTCGACAGGGACGAAACTCTTGCCCGCGCGGGTCGCGTGGCAAGCGACCTTCAACAGATCATCCGAGCACGGCCCATAATTCTCGGAGAACTGATCCGCAAGACCGAGCGGATGTCGGAGAACAGCCTGGCCATGCTGGCATCGCATCCGCACCGCTGTGTAACGTGTAAGGCGACGTGCTGA